A genomic stretch from Pyxidicoccus trucidator includes:
- a CDS encoding pilus assembly protein PilP, translating into MKKKLLVFAVVAVTAFIVFRPLVSRNDELVRLREDTYREWAQIDVLLNRRYDLIPRLVATVKGYAGHEQSTLVQVAEAYSGYTRASTIPQKIEASYETERQLRSLALWGQVHPNLKADTHFTEMMRQLSSTEDRLADQRMRYNSSVSVLNKEVKSFYGRLVARLAKVEAGTYYEPPAETKLAPPVRFSPVATTTLSAGELLLKGTMASGKTRHAILQLPDGRELVVKQGMEVKEAAARVTHIGDSEVTFQETVYDSGGQPQVREVRIRQ; encoded by the coding sequence ATGAAGAAGAAGCTGCTCGTGTTCGCCGTCGTCGCCGTGACGGCCTTCATTGTCTTTCGTCCGCTCGTGTCCAGGAATGACGAACTGGTGCGCCTCCGGGAAGACACCTACCGGGAGTGGGCGCAGATCGACGTGCTGCTGAATCGCCGGTACGACCTCATCCCGCGCCTGGTGGCAACAGTGAAGGGCTACGCGGGCCACGAGCAGTCCACCCTGGTGCAGGTGGCCGAGGCCTACAGCGGCTATACCCGCGCCTCCACCATCCCCCAGAAAATCGAGGCCTCGTACGAGACAGAGCGCCAGCTCCGCAGCCTCGCCCTCTGGGGACAGGTCCACCCGAACCTCAAGGCGGACACCCACTTCACCGAGATGATGCGGCAGCTCTCCAGCACGGAGGACCGGCTCGCCGACCAGCGCATGCGCTACAACTCCAGCGTCTCCGTGCTGAACAAGGAGGTGAAGAGCTTCTATGGGCGGCTCGTCGCGCGGCTGGCGAAGGTCGAGGCGGGCACCTACTACGAGCCCCCCGCCGAGACGAAGCTGGCCCCTCCGGTGCGCTTCTCGCCGGTGGCCACCACGACGCTCAGCGCGGGCGAGCTGCTGCTCAAGGGAACGATGGCGAGCGGCAAGACGCGCCACGCCATCCTCCAGCTACCGGATGGGCGCGAGCTGGTGGTGAAGCAGGGCATGGAGGTCAAGGAGGCCGCCGCCCGCGTCACCCATATCGGTGACTCCGAGGTCACCTTCCAGGAGACCGTCTACGACAGCGGGGGCCAGCCCCAGGTGCGCGAGGTGCGCATCCGCCAGTGA
- a CDS encoding FdhF/YdeP family oxidoreductase: MAGGHGNEQEPQEAPGATLAPVPPSAQPPEEPRAPHVGPVAEVAGGLPAVVSSLKHAWGEMGPVRGTRLLLKVNQQHGFDCPGCAWPDPGHRSVAEFCENGAKAVAEEGTTARVTPDFFQQWSVAELSHQTDHWLGKQGRLTHPMVLREGASHYTPISWDDAFALVAEELGALGTPDAACFYTSGRTSNEAAFLYQLFVRQFGTNNLPDCSNMCHESSGTALSETIGIGKGTVTLEDFDQADAIFVIGQNPGTNHPRMLTSLQAAARRGCEIVSINPLPETGLNRFKHPQDVLHLIGPGTALNTLFLQVRINGDVALLQGLGKALLEMEDARPGTVVAKSFIEDRTLGFEAWAAHVRAVRWEDVVEGSGVPREQIVAAAEILARSERTIYCWAMGLTQHKNAVGNIQEIVNLALVRGSIGKPGAGLCPVRGHSNVQGDRTMGIWERPKPEFLDALSRELGFEPPRHHGMDVVDTIHAMHDGRVKVFFAMGGNFLSATPDTELTAEALRRTRLTVQVSTKLNRAHLVHGRRALILPCLGRTERDVQAGGAQFVTVENSMGVVSASRGAVAPASEHLLSEPVIVARLAAAVLGGRSAVRWSWLVEDYDRVRELISRVIPGFEDFNRRVREPGGFYLPNGPREARFTTASGKAHFTVHELPRLELAPGQLLMMTIRTHDQFNTTVYGLDDRYRGIRNGRRVVLLHPADVKELGLSEGQVVDLTSHFQGETRVARRFRVVPYNIPRRCAATYFPEANVLVPVDSFAEKSRTPTSKSVVITLSPSTEAALPSGAVT, from the coding sequence ATGGCTGGCGGACATGGGAACGAGCAGGAGCCTCAGGAGGCGCCGGGAGCGACGCTCGCCCCCGTGCCGCCGAGCGCCCAGCCGCCCGAGGAGCCGCGCGCTCCCCACGTCGGTCCGGTGGCCGAGGTGGCTGGCGGCCTCCCCGCCGTGGTGTCTTCGCTGAAGCACGCCTGGGGCGAGATGGGCCCGGTGCGCGGCACCCGGCTGTTGCTCAAGGTGAACCAGCAGCACGGCTTCGACTGTCCGGGCTGCGCATGGCCGGACCCGGGGCACCGCTCGGTGGCCGAGTTCTGTGAGAACGGCGCCAAGGCCGTGGCGGAAGAGGGGACGACGGCGCGCGTGACGCCGGACTTCTTCCAGCAGTGGAGCGTGGCCGAGCTGTCCCACCAGACGGACCACTGGCTGGGCAAGCAGGGCCGCCTCACGCACCCCATGGTGCTGCGCGAGGGCGCCTCGCACTACACGCCCATCTCCTGGGACGACGCCTTCGCGCTGGTGGCCGAGGAGCTGGGCGCGCTCGGCACCCCGGACGCGGCGTGCTTCTACACCTCTGGACGCACGAGCAACGAGGCCGCGTTCCTCTACCAGCTCTTCGTGCGGCAGTTCGGCACCAACAACCTGCCGGACTGCTCCAACATGTGCCACGAGTCCAGCGGCACGGCGCTCTCCGAGACGATTGGCATTGGCAAGGGCACTGTCACGCTGGAGGACTTCGACCAGGCCGACGCCATCTTCGTCATCGGCCAGAATCCGGGCACCAACCACCCGCGCATGCTCACGTCGCTCCAGGCCGCCGCGCGCCGGGGCTGCGAGATTGTCTCCATCAACCCGCTGCCGGAGACGGGGCTCAACCGCTTCAAGCACCCTCAGGACGTGCTGCACCTCATCGGTCCTGGCACCGCGCTCAACACGCTGTTCCTCCAGGTGCGCATCAACGGCGACGTGGCCCTGCTCCAGGGACTGGGCAAGGCGCTGCTGGAGATGGAGGACGCGCGGCCCGGCACGGTGGTGGCGAAGTCCTTCATCGAGGACCGGACGCTCGGGTTCGAGGCGTGGGCGGCCCACGTCCGCGCGGTGCGGTGGGAGGACGTGGTGGAGGGAAGCGGGGTGCCTCGCGAGCAGATTGTCGCGGCGGCGGAGATCCTCGCGCGCTCCGAGCGCACCATCTACTGCTGGGCCATGGGGCTCACGCAGCACAAGAACGCGGTGGGCAACATCCAGGAGATCGTCAACCTGGCGCTGGTGCGCGGAAGCATCGGCAAGCCGGGCGCGGGCCTGTGTCCGGTGCGTGGGCACAGTAACGTGCAGGGCGACCGCACCATGGGCATCTGGGAGCGGCCGAAGCCCGAGTTCCTGGACGCGCTGTCGCGGGAGCTCGGCTTCGAGCCTCCGCGCCACCATGGCATGGACGTCGTGGACACCATCCACGCCATGCACGACGGGCGCGTGAAGGTGTTCTTCGCGATGGGCGGCAACTTCCTGTCCGCCACGCCGGACACGGAGCTCACCGCCGAGGCGCTGCGACGTACGCGGCTCACCGTGCAGGTGTCCACCAAGCTCAACCGCGCGCACCTGGTCCACGGGCGGCGGGCGCTCATCCTCCCGTGCCTGGGCCGCACCGAGCGCGACGTGCAGGCGGGTGGAGCGCAGTTCGTCACGGTGGAGAACTCCATGGGCGTCGTCAGCGCGTCGCGTGGCGCGGTGGCTCCGGCGTCGGAGCACCTGCTCAGTGAGCCTGTCATCGTCGCGCGGCTGGCCGCGGCGGTGCTCGGTGGGCGCTCGGCGGTGCGGTGGTCGTGGCTGGTGGAGGACTATGACCGCGTGCGCGAGCTCATCTCCCGCGTCATCCCCGGCTTCGAGGACTTCAACCGCCGCGTGCGCGAGCCTGGAGGCTTCTACCTGCCCAACGGCCCGCGCGAGGCCCGGTTCACCACGGCGAGTGGCAAGGCCCACTTCACCGTGCACGAGCTGCCCCGGCTGGAGCTGGCACCCGGGCAGTTGCTGATGATGACGATTCGCACCCATGACCAGTTCAACACCACCGTGTACGGACTGGACGACCGCTACCGGGGCATCCGCAACGGGCGGCGCGTGGTGTTGCTGCATCCGGCGGATGTGAAGGAGCTGGGCCTGTCGGAAGGACAGGTGGTGGACCTGACGAGCCACTTCCAGGGCGAGACGCGCGTGGCCCGGCGGTTCCGCGTGGTGCCGTACAACATCCCTCGCCGGTGCGCGGCCACGTACTTCCCGGAGGCCAACGTCCTGGTGCCCGTGGACAGCTTCGCGGAGAAGAGCCGCACGCCCACGTCGAAGTCCGTGGTCATCACCCTGTCCCCGTCCACCGAGGCGGCGCTTCCCTCGGGTGCGGTAACGTGA